One window from the genome of Drosophila albomicans strain 15112-1751.03 chromosome 2L, ASM965048v2, whole genome shotgun sequence encodes:
- the LOC117565567 gene encoding myosin-VIIa isoform X2: MSEFLREHGEYVWVKPQNTTSEFAVPFGARIVRTEKTQTLVCDDANKQFWVPAGDVLKSMHLTSHEDVEDMITLGDLQEYTILRNLQTRYAKQLIYTYTGSMLVAINPYQILPIYTHREIQLYRNKKLNELPPHIFAISDNAFQRLQRHKENQCVVISGESGAGKTESTKLILQYLAAISGKHSWIEQQIIESNPIMEAFGNAKTVRNDNSSRFGKYIDIRFTPDGAIQGARIQQYLLEKSRIVFQSRDERNYHIFYAMLAGLSAAERARLQLEEQSPSQYHYLAQGGCFTLPGKQDAKDFADIRAALKVLSFKPDELWSILSLLAAILHLGNLRFKAIEVANLDTAEVDDNLNLQRVAQLLGLPEASLNTALTQRTIFVHGEHVVTSLSKEAAIEGRDAFVKSLYDGIFVRIVRRINDTIDKKPEAPVNSIGVLDIFGFENFDNNSFEQLCINYANENLQQFFVGHIFKMEQAEYQLEHINWQHIEFQDNQDILDLIGMKPVNIMSLIDEESKFPKGTDQTLLEKLHVQHGNRSMYVKGKTTQTSLFGIRHYAGIVMYNPLGFLEKNRDSFSSDLRNLVQRASNKYLVDIFPHELPMDTTKKQPTLSVKFRNSLDMLMRTLSQAHPYFIRCIKPNEFKKPNNFDKELCVRQLRYSGMMETARIRRAGYPIRHAYRAFVERYRLLVPRTGPLDECDCRLLARQICEAALPADSDRQFGRTKLFLRDEDDALLEAERSRVMLKFIVTIQRGFRRVLFRRYLKRYRQAIITVQRYWRGRMQRRRYLTMRRGFHRLGACIAAQQLTTKFTMVRSRTIKLQALCRGYLARKRFALELTTRRQQHKERKRVKEQELLRLKAEQELLQQQRLKQQQAEAEQLRLKQEQEQQQRLKEQIAARNAAAMAAVHQPKRTKSIKRNEQPVLPAPTLQARMSLPPPPPMSPIIITPMAARPNSSATKTNGLAVETPGYDASKQIVDDVFGFLNDEPDITLKKSSSITSVGTIRLPKPVPNNVDTSDFSFQKYASTYFCSGNTSQHERKPLKQPLLKHDLPIEQMAAKTIWLLILRFMEDLPEAAPTPKDHSLRHPQLMQDMARILGSKPRRFIRQTLRRQPKLIGNGQREVEDFYQLWLNAGSSHLDKLHFIIGHGILKESLRDEILAQICKQLYLNPNRISYARGWLLLSICLSCFPPSSNFEPYLRSYMKLGTAKLHSSSSLQHLERTLANGARSQPPSLLELQAIRNKEPLKLAIYLMDGEARKLQVDAASTAREAVQQLCDGLGLSDSFGFGLVLSFQEKLMPLGAGREHVLDAISSCEQRDLDSPWKLYLRKELFDAWYDPAVDPKATHLIYKQVVLGLKCGEYRCRSEKDIAMVCALACYIEHGAGVANALNEQQLTEFVPRDLLAPGERAVQNWSRLIAATYERSAYVKKGQDALSQQRAKEDICLFAHLSWPMRHSRLYEVQRLSGPKLQSDELMLAVNASGLSLIDETEQVLASCTYAELVKVQFEAQDQLHVRTVQHENFVLQCSEALDAAELINYMLLNLQQRSSYAVAIEGCQVEQQLEEQLLLSPGDLVQFEAGVTGGQLLADDVRRPWRGSANGQTGEFAAGNVRVLATLTRPSLALQQVFKEHTAGAKVASIKQELEQPVAPKRRQHSLAQFAEQQFRENLDSELAPLWRYSPEPLKAPLLKSLHSQPQLYQQALVIYHHIQKYMGDIPRGQLAVNTDLIFQAALNQPLLCDELFCQLMKQLTGNTNVESEQRGWDLLYLATGIMVPSVLIMRELILLLRLRSDALADACLKRLKRSLQHGQRKQPPHLIEVEGIQQRCMHIYHKIYFPDDTVEAFEIESHTRGAALISDVAQRLELKSQLGYSIFLKIGEKVYAMPEEEFVFDYITELLHFVRQQKSIRASCDAHYQLHFMRKLWLDSQPGNDINADLIFSYPQELHKYLKGYYAVDLEQSLQLAQLIYSADQQRDEALQLQELVPEDLLPQRTLAEWQQQLLPLLEQSEQLEEDQAKLLLLQQLAKQPCYGSTFFAVKQLNDSSLPEQLLIAINCDGLQLLDAQTKQLLHSYSYAELGIWSSGKNHFHIRFGNMIGASKLLCSTNQGYKMDDLLASYMRYFNR; the protein is encoded by the exons ATGTCCGAATTTCTGCGGGAACAT GGCGAATATGTGTGGGTTAAACCACAGAACACAACATCGGAATTCGCAGTGCCATTTGGAGCACGCATCGTGCGCACGGAGAAGACACAAACTTTGGTCTGCGATGATGCGAACAAACAGTTCTGGGTGCCAGCTGGCGATGTGCTCAAGTCGATGCATCTCACCTCGCATGAGGATGTCGAGGATATGATCACACTCGGCGATCTGCAGGAATACACGATATTGCGCAACCTGCAGACACGCTATGCCAAGCAGTTGATTTAT ACCTACACAGGCTCCATGCTGGTGGCCATCAACCCGTACCAGATACTGCCCATCTACACACACCGCGAGATCCAGCTGTATCGCAACAAGAAACTGAACGAGCTGCCGCCGCACATCTTCGCCATCAGCGACAATGCCTTCCAGCGATTGCAGCGACACAAGGAGAATCAATGCGTTGTCATCAGCGGCGAGTCGGGAGCTGGGAAAACAGAGAGCACCAAGTTGATACTGCAGTATTTGGCTGCCATCAGTGGGAAACACTCGTGGATCGAGCAGCAAATAATTGAATCGAATCCCATTATGGAGGCCTTTGGCAATGCCAAAACGGTGCGCAACGACAACTCGTCGCGCTTTGGCAAATACATTGACATACGCTTCACACCCGACGGCGCGATTCAAGGTGCTCGCATTCAGCAGTATTTGCTCGAGAAATCACGTATTGTGTTCCAGAGTCGCGACGAGCGCAACTATCACATCTTCTACGCAATGCTGGCGGGTTTAAGCGCCGCGGAACGTGCTCGCCTCCAGCTGGAGGAGCAATCGCCGAGTCAGTATCATTATTTGGCACAAGGCGGCTGCTTTACGCTGCCGGGCAAACAGGATGCCAAGGATTTTGCGGACATTCGTGCGGCACTCAAAGTGCTCTCCTTCAAACCGGATGAACTGTGGTCCATACTCAGTTTGTTGGCTGCCATTCTGCATTTGGGCAATTTGCGTTTCAAGGCCATCGAAGTGGCTAACTTGGACACCGCCGAGGTGGACGACAACCTCAATTTGCAGCGTGTAGCCCAGCTCTTGGGATTGCCAGAGGCATCTTTGAACACCGCTCTCACGCAGCGTACCATCTTTGTACATGGCGAGCATGTGGTGACCAGTCTGTCCAAGGAGGCGGCCATCGAGGGACGCGATGCGTTTGTGAAGTCTCTCTACGATGGCATCTTTGTGCGCATCGTGCGACGCATTAACGACACCATCGACAAGAAGCCAGAGGCGCCGGTGAACAGCATCGGAGTGCTGGATATCTTTGGCTTTGAGAACtttgacaacaacagcttcGAGCAGCTGTGCATCAACTATGCCAACGAGAATCTGCAGCAGTTCTTTGTCGGTCACATATTCAAG ATGGAACAAGCCGAGTACCAACTGGAGCACATCAACTGGCAGCACATTGAGTTCCAGGACAATCAGGACATTCTCGATTTGATTGGCATGAAACCTGTGAATATTATGTCGCTCATCGATGAGGAATCCAAGTTTCCCAAGGGCACAGATCAAACGCTGCTGGAGAAACTCCATGTACAGCATGGCAATCGTTCGATGTATGTCAAAGGAAAAACCACACAGACTTCGCTCTTTGGCATTCGTCATTATGCTGGCATTGTCATGTATAATCCTCTTGGATTCCTGGAGAAGAATCGCGATTCGTTCAGCAGTGATTTGCGTAATCTGGTTCAGCGTGCCAGCAACAAGTATCTGGTGGATATTTTCCCGCATGAACTGCCCATGGACACAACCAAGAAGCAGCCAACGCTGAGCGTCAAGTTCCGCAATTCGCTGGACATGCTAATGCGCACTTTGTCGCAGGCTCATCCTTACTTCATACGCTGCATCAAGCCCAACGAGTTCAAGAAACCAAAT AACTTTGACAAGGAGCTGTGCGTGCGCCAATTGCGCTACTCGGGCATGATGGAGACTGCCAGGATACGCCGTGCTGGTTATCCCATACGCCACGCCTACCGCGCCTTTGTGGAACGCTATCGATTGCTGGTGCCACGCACTGGACCGTTGGATGAATGCGATTGCCGGCTGCTGGCGCGACAGATTTGCGAGGCAGCATTGCCCGCTGACTCGGATCGTCAATTCGGACGCACGAAGCTGTTTCTGCGCGATGAGGACGATGCGCTGTTGGAAGCGGAACGCTCTCGCGTGATGCTCAAATTTATTGTGACCATACAGCGAGGTTTTCGTCGCGTGCTCTTCCGTCGCTACCTCAAGCGATATCGTCAGGCCATCATCACGGTGCAGCGCTATTGGCGAGGACGCATGCAGCGTCGTCGCTATCTGACCATGCGACGTGGCTTCCACAGACTGGGGGCATGCATTGCTGCCCAGCAGCTGACCACGAAGTTCACGATGGTGCGCAGTCGTACAATCAAATTGCAGGCACTGTGTCGCGGTTATTTGGCCCGAAAGCGTTTCGCTTTGGAGCTGACAACGCGACGCCAGCAGCACAAGGAAAGGAAACGCGTCAAGGAACAGGAGTTGTTGCGTCTGAAAGCGGAGCAAGAACTGCTTCAACAGCAGCGactcaagcagcagcaggctgAAGCGGAGCAGCTGCGTCTGAAGCaagaacaagagcaacagcagcgactcAAGGAACAAATCGCAGCGAGAAATGCGGCTGCCATGGCTGCAGTGCATCAGCCGAAGCGCACAAAGTCCATCAAGCGTAACGAGCAACCTGTGCTGCCTGCCCCCACGTTGCAAGCACGCATGTCGCTGCCCCCGCCGCCCCCGATGTcgcccatcatcatcacacCGATGGCAGCACGGCCGAACAGCAGTGCAACAAAGACAAACGGTTTGGCTGTGGAGACACCTGGTTACGATGCCTCGAAGCAGATTGTGGACGATGTATTTGGCTTCTTGAACGATGAGCCCGAT ATCACCCTGAAGAAGTCAAGCAGTATTACTTCTGTGGGCACAATTCGATTGCCTAAACCTGTTCCTAACAATGTGGACACATCGGACTTTAGCTTCCAGAAATATGCATCCACTTATTTTTGCAGCGGCAACACTTCTCAGCATGAAAGGAAACCTCTCAAGCAACCTTTGCTGAAGCATGATCTGCCCATTGAGCAAATGGCAGCCAAG acCATTTGGTTGCTGATACTACGCTTTATGGAGGATCTTCCAGAGGCTGCTCCTACTCCGAAAGATCACTCGCTGCGCCATCCTCAACTTATGCAGGACATGGCTCGCATTCTGGGCTCCAAACCACGTCGCTTCATTCGCCAAACTCTCCGAAGGCAGCCTAAACTAATTGGCAATGGTCAACGCGAAGTTGAGGATTTCTATCAGCTCTGGCTGAATGCAGGCAGCAGTCATCTGGACAAGCTGCACTTTATTATAGGGCATGGAATTCTCAAAGAGAGCTTGAG AGATGAAATCCTCGCTCAGATTTGCAAGCAGCTCTATTTGAATCCCAATCGTATCTCCTACGCTCGTGGTTGGCTGCTGCTCTCCATTTGCCTGAGTTGCTTTCCGCCCAGCAGCAACTTTGAGCCATATCTGCGCAGCTACATGAAACTGGGCACCGCCAAGTTGCACTCGTCTTCTTCCTTACAACATCTGGAACGCACTTTAGCGAATGGAGCAAGATCGCAACCTCCATCGCTGTTAGAACTCCAGGCAATACGCAACAAAGAGCCGCTGAAGTTAGCCATTTATCTGATGGATGGCGAGGCGCGTAAGCTGCAAGTGGATGCCGCCAGCACAGCAAGGGAGGCAGTGCAGCAACTGTGCGATGGGCTCGGCTTAAGCGATAGCTTTGGCTTCGGTTTGGTATTGTCCTTCCAAGAGAAACTCATGCCTCTCGGAGCGGGACGTGAGCATGTGCTCGATGCCATTTCGAGCTGCGAGCAACGAGATTTGGATTCACCTTGGAAACTTTATTTGCGAAAGGAGCTTTTTGATGCCTGGTATGATCCTGCAGTGGATCCAAAGGCCACGCATTTGATCTACAAACAAGTTGTGCTTGGTCTGAAGTGTGGCGAATATCGTTGTCGCTCCGAGAAGGACATTGCCATGGTCTGTGCTCTGGCTTGTTACATTGAACATGGCGCAGGAGTTGCGAATGCTTTGAATGAGCAACAATTGACCGAGTTTGTGCCCAGAGATCTGTTGGCTCCCGGTGAGCGTGCGGTGCAGAATTGGAGTCGGCTTATTGCGGCGACTTACGAGCGCAGCGCCTACGTCAAGAAGGGTCAGGATGCGTTGTCCCAACAGCGTGCCAAGGAGGACATTTGCCTCTTTGCGCATCTCTCGTGGCCTATGCGACATTCGCGTCTCTATGAAGTTCAGCGTCTCTCTGGACCGAAGCTGCAGAGCGATGAACTCATGCTGGCCGTGAATGCATCGGGACTCTCGCTCATCGATGAGACGGAGCAAGTGCTCGCCTCCTGCACATATGCGGAGCTAGTCAAAGTGCAGTTCGAGGCGCAGGATCAACTTCATGTTCGCACCGTGCAACATGAGAACTTTGTGCTGCAGTGCAGCGAAGCCTTGGATGCTGCGGAGCTCATCAACTACATGCTGCTCAATCTGCAGCAACGTTCGAGTTATGCGGTGGCCATTGAAGGTTGTCAAGTGGAACAACAGCTAGAGGAGCAGTTGCTACTCTCGCCTGGTGACTTGGTGCAGTTTGAGGCGGGAGTCACGGGTGGTCAGCTGCTTGCGGATGATGTGCGACGTCCTTGGCGTGGGTCTGCTAATGGACAGACGGGTGAATTCGCCGCCGGCAATGTGCGTGTGTTGGCCACATTAACACGACCCAGTCTAGCATTGCAACAGGTGTTCAAGGAGCACACAGCGGGCGCTAAAGTGGCGTCGATTAAGCAGGAGTTGGAACAACCCGTGGCGCCTAAGCGACGTCAGCACAGCTTGGCACAGTTTGCGGAGCAACAGTTCAGAGAAAACTTGGA CTCTGAATTGGCTCCACTTTGGCGATATTCCCCCGAGCCACTAAAGGCTCCTCTACTCAAATCCCTTCACTCCCAACCGCAGCTCTATCAGCAAGCGTTAGTTATCTACCATCACATACAAAAG TACATGGGCGACATTCCACGTGGTCAGCTGGCTGTAAACACGGATTTAATCTTCCAAGCAGCTTTGAATCAGCCGCTGCTCTGTGACGAACTCTTCTGCCAGCTGATGAAGCAACTCACCGGCAACACAAACGTCGAGAGCGAGCAACGTGGCTGGGATTTGCTGTATTTGGCCACAGGAATTATGGTGCCCTCGGTGTTGATCATGCGTGAACTGATTCTGCTGCTGCGTCTGCGTTCGGATGCCTTGGCAGATGCTTGTTTGAAGCGTCTGAAGCGCAGCTTGCAACACGGACAACGCAAGCAGCCGCCGCATTTGATTGAAGTAGAAGGCATTCAACAGCGTTGCATGCACATCTATCACAAGATCTATTTCCCCGACGACACTGTGGAAGCCTTTGAGATCGAGTCGCATACTCGAGGCGCTGCACTCATCTCGGATGTTGCGCAGCGCTTGGAATTGAAATCGCAGCTGGGCTACAGCATATTCCTGAAGATTGGCGAGAAGGTTTATGCCATGCCCGAGGAGGAATTCGTGTTCGATTACATCACAGAGCTGCTGCACTTTGTGCGTCAACAGAAAAGCATTCGCGCCAGCTGCGATGCGCATTATCAACTGCATTTCATGCGAAAACTCTGGCTGGACTCGCAGCCGGGCAACGACATCAATGCGGATCTGATCTTTAGCTATCCCCAAGAGTTGCACAAATATCTTAAAGGCTACTACGCGGTGGACTTGGAGCAGTCGCTGCAATTGGCGCAGCTCATCTACAGCGCCGATCAGCAGCGTGATGAGGCATTGCAACTGCAAGAGTTGGTCCCGGAGGATTTGTTGCCACAACGCACGCTGGCCgagtggcagcaacagttgctgccgctgttggaGCAAAGTGAGCAACTCGAAGAGGATCAGGCGAAGCTTTTGCTGCTCCAGCAGTTGGCCAAGCAGCCTTGCTATGGCTCCACATTCTTTGCCGTTAAGCAGCTGAATGATTCATCGCTGCCCGAGCAGCTGTTGATTGCCATCAATTGCGACGGGTTGCAGCTGCTTGATGCACAGACGAAGCAACTGCTGCATAGTTATAGCTATGCTGAGCTTGGCATCTGGAGTTCGGGCAAGAATCATTTTCATATACGTTTCGGCAACATGATAGGCGCCTCGAAGCTGCTGTGCAGCACGAATCAAGGCTACAAAATGGACGATCTGCTGGCCTCCTACATGAGGTACTTTAATCGTTaa
- the LOC117565567 gene encoding unconventional myosin-VIIa isoform X1, with product MDAGNCHRNGEYVWVKPQNTTSEFAVPFGARIVRTEKTQTLVCDDANKQFWVPAGDVLKSMHLTSHEDVEDMITLGDLQEYTILRNLQTRYAKQLIYTYTGSMLVAINPYQILPIYTHREIQLYRNKKLNELPPHIFAISDNAFQRLQRHKENQCVVISGESGAGKTESTKLILQYLAAISGKHSWIEQQIIESNPIMEAFGNAKTVRNDNSSRFGKYIDIRFTPDGAIQGARIQQYLLEKSRIVFQSRDERNYHIFYAMLAGLSAAERARLQLEEQSPSQYHYLAQGGCFTLPGKQDAKDFADIRAALKVLSFKPDELWSILSLLAAILHLGNLRFKAIEVANLDTAEVDDNLNLQRVAQLLGLPEASLNTALTQRTIFVHGEHVVTSLSKEAAIEGRDAFVKSLYDGIFVRIVRRINDTIDKKPEAPVNSIGVLDIFGFENFDNNSFEQLCINYANENLQQFFVGHIFKMEQAEYQLEHINWQHIEFQDNQDILDLIGMKPVNIMSLIDEESKFPKGTDQTLLEKLHVQHGNRSMYVKGKTTQTSLFGIRHYAGIVMYNPLGFLEKNRDSFSSDLRNLVQRASNKYLVDIFPHELPMDTTKKQPTLSVKFRNSLDMLMRTLSQAHPYFIRCIKPNEFKKPNNFDKELCVRQLRYSGMMETARIRRAGYPIRHAYRAFVERYRLLVPRTGPLDECDCRLLARQICEAALPADSDRQFGRTKLFLRDEDDALLEAERSRVMLKFIVTIQRGFRRVLFRRYLKRYRQAIITVQRYWRGRMQRRRYLTMRRGFHRLGACIAAQQLTTKFTMVRSRTIKLQALCRGYLARKRFALELTTRRQQHKERKRVKEQELLRLKAEQELLQQQRLKQQQAEAEQLRLKQEQEQQQRLKEQIAARNAAAMAAVHQPKRTKSIKRNEQPVLPAPTLQARMSLPPPPPMSPIIITPMAARPNSSATKTNGLAVETPGYDASKQIVDDVFGFLNDEPDVSGPLGPNVKEKSLLFERELRLRKDIPTKLLSRPVNYYEATPRPIVNQTRL from the exons GGCGAATATGTGTGGGTTAAACCACAGAACACAACATCGGAATTCGCAGTGCCATTTGGAGCACGCATCGTGCGCACGGAGAAGACACAAACTTTGGTCTGCGATGATGCGAACAAACAGTTCTGGGTGCCAGCTGGCGATGTGCTCAAGTCGATGCATCTCACCTCGCATGAGGATGTCGAGGATATGATCACACTCGGCGATCTGCAGGAATACACGATATTGCGCAACCTGCAGACACGCTATGCCAAGCAGTTGATTTAT ACCTACACAGGCTCCATGCTGGTGGCCATCAACCCGTACCAGATACTGCCCATCTACACACACCGCGAGATCCAGCTGTATCGCAACAAGAAACTGAACGAGCTGCCGCCGCACATCTTCGCCATCAGCGACAATGCCTTCCAGCGATTGCAGCGACACAAGGAGAATCAATGCGTTGTCATCAGCGGCGAGTCGGGAGCTGGGAAAACAGAGAGCACCAAGTTGATACTGCAGTATTTGGCTGCCATCAGTGGGAAACACTCGTGGATCGAGCAGCAAATAATTGAATCGAATCCCATTATGGAGGCCTTTGGCAATGCCAAAACGGTGCGCAACGACAACTCGTCGCGCTTTGGCAAATACATTGACATACGCTTCACACCCGACGGCGCGATTCAAGGTGCTCGCATTCAGCAGTATTTGCTCGAGAAATCACGTATTGTGTTCCAGAGTCGCGACGAGCGCAACTATCACATCTTCTACGCAATGCTGGCGGGTTTAAGCGCCGCGGAACGTGCTCGCCTCCAGCTGGAGGAGCAATCGCCGAGTCAGTATCATTATTTGGCACAAGGCGGCTGCTTTACGCTGCCGGGCAAACAGGATGCCAAGGATTTTGCGGACATTCGTGCGGCACTCAAAGTGCTCTCCTTCAAACCGGATGAACTGTGGTCCATACTCAGTTTGTTGGCTGCCATTCTGCATTTGGGCAATTTGCGTTTCAAGGCCATCGAAGTGGCTAACTTGGACACCGCCGAGGTGGACGACAACCTCAATTTGCAGCGTGTAGCCCAGCTCTTGGGATTGCCAGAGGCATCTTTGAACACCGCTCTCACGCAGCGTACCATCTTTGTACATGGCGAGCATGTGGTGACCAGTCTGTCCAAGGAGGCGGCCATCGAGGGACGCGATGCGTTTGTGAAGTCTCTCTACGATGGCATCTTTGTGCGCATCGTGCGACGCATTAACGACACCATCGACAAGAAGCCAGAGGCGCCGGTGAACAGCATCGGAGTGCTGGATATCTTTGGCTTTGAGAACtttgacaacaacagcttcGAGCAGCTGTGCATCAACTATGCCAACGAGAATCTGCAGCAGTTCTTTGTCGGTCACATATTCAAG ATGGAACAAGCCGAGTACCAACTGGAGCACATCAACTGGCAGCACATTGAGTTCCAGGACAATCAGGACATTCTCGATTTGATTGGCATGAAACCTGTGAATATTATGTCGCTCATCGATGAGGAATCCAAGTTTCCCAAGGGCACAGATCAAACGCTGCTGGAGAAACTCCATGTACAGCATGGCAATCGTTCGATGTATGTCAAAGGAAAAACCACACAGACTTCGCTCTTTGGCATTCGTCATTATGCTGGCATTGTCATGTATAATCCTCTTGGATTCCTGGAGAAGAATCGCGATTCGTTCAGCAGTGATTTGCGTAATCTGGTTCAGCGTGCCAGCAACAAGTATCTGGTGGATATTTTCCCGCATGAACTGCCCATGGACACAACCAAGAAGCAGCCAACGCTGAGCGTCAAGTTCCGCAATTCGCTGGACATGCTAATGCGCACTTTGTCGCAGGCTCATCCTTACTTCATACGCTGCATCAAGCCCAACGAGTTCAAGAAACCAAAT AACTTTGACAAGGAGCTGTGCGTGCGCCAATTGCGCTACTCGGGCATGATGGAGACTGCCAGGATACGCCGTGCTGGTTATCCCATACGCCACGCCTACCGCGCCTTTGTGGAACGCTATCGATTGCTGGTGCCACGCACTGGACCGTTGGATGAATGCGATTGCCGGCTGCTGGCGCGACAGATTTGCGAGGCAGCATTGCCCGCTGACTCGGATCGTCAATTCGGACGCACGAAGCTGTTTCTGCGCGATGAGGACGATGCGCTGTTGGAAGCGGAACGCTCTCGCGTGATGCTCAAATTTATTGTGACCATACAGCGAGGTTTTCGTCGCGTGCTCTTCCGTCGCTACCTCAAGCGATATCGTCAGGCCATCATCACGGTGCAGCGCTATTGGCGAGGACGCATGCAGCGTCGTCGCTATCTGACCATGCGACGTGGCTTCCACAGACTGGGGGCATGCATTGCTGCCCAGCAGCTGACCACGAAGTTCACGATGGTGCGCAGTCGTACAATCAAATTGCAGGCACTGTGTCGCGGTTATTTGGCCCGAAAGCGTTTCGCTTTGGAGCTGACAACGCGACGCCAGCAGCACAAGGAAAGGAAACGCGTCAAGGAACAGGAGTTGTTGCGTCTGAAAGCGGAGCAAGAACTGCTTCAACAGCAGCGactcaagcagcagcaggctgAAGCGGAGCAGCTGCGTCTGAAGCaagaacaagagcaacagcagcgactcAAGGAACAAATCGCAGCGAGAAATGCGGCTGCCATGGCTGCAGTGCATCAGCCGAAGCGCACAAAGTCCATCAAGCGTAACGAGCAACCTGTGCTGCCTGCCCCCACGTTGCAAGCACGCATGTCGCTGCCCCCGCCGCCCCCGATGTcgcccatcatcatcacacCGATGGCAGCACGGCCGAACAGCAGTGCAACAAAGACAAACGGTTTGGCTGTGGAGACACCTGGTTACGATGCCTCGAAGCAGATTGTGGACGATGTATTTGGCTTCTTGAACGATGAGCCCGATGTGAGTGGGCCACTGGGGCCGAATGTGAAGGAGAAGTCATTGCTCTTCGAGCGGGAGTTGCGATTGCGCAAAGACATTCCCACAAAGCTGTTGTCCCGACCCGTCAACTACTATGAGGCGACGCCACGCCCAATTGTCAATCAGACGCGTCTCTAG